One segment of Desulfocurvus vexinensis DSM 17965 DNA contains the following:
- a CDS encoding glycoside hydrolase family 3 protein: MRILLLPGRALALLLLSTLALLPWPGSAAPARAGADLPARAEALLAAMSVPEKVGQTLLVFFEGPDLSPGLATMIATHHVGGLLLYDSAGNVHDMAQVARLTTAAQALALAGPHRLGLFMAVDQEGGPVARLRRGFAATPPNMALGATGSADAAALAARVTARQLKALGINMNLAPVVDVNSNPANPIIGVRAYGEDPGLVARFGAAAVRAYREEGVIACAKHFPGHGDTGFDSHVRLPTVPHALERLRAVELVPFAAAIGAGVPAVMTAHVEVPAVEPEPGLPATMSARVLEGLLRGELGFDGLVVSDSLGMGAIDARYGPGEAAVRALLAGADLLCFGADKGHSPAEQPGVVRRMIQAVDSGEIPMARLDEAVRRILLVKLAYGLAQPDGLPHADPAAVDTPEDREAVRQLAEASITLLRDREAALPLDRDAPGLLLWPGAGPQAAGAFTALAPRFAVLRPAENPQAAERAQAVAAARGAAQVVVLTRRADRNPGQAALVNELLAAGLGPRLVTASLDVPYDAALTPGAPCLLAAWSDAPAQVLALARAVFGLAPAPGRLPVTIPGPAAP, from the coding sequence ATGCGTATCCTCCTCCTCCCGGGCCGCGCCCTGGCCCTGCTGCTGCTGTCCACCCTGGCCCTGCTGCCCTGGCCGGGCTCCGCCGCCCCGGCCCGCGCCGGGGCCGACCTCCCTGCCCGCGCCGAGGCCCTGCTCGCGGCCATGAGCGTGCCCGAAAAGGTCGGCCAGACCCTGCTGGTCTTCTTCGAGGGCCCGGACCTCTCGCCCGGGCTGGCCACGATGATCGCCACGCACCACGTGGGCGGACTGCTGCTCTACGACAGCGCGGGCAACGTGCACGACATGGCCCAGGTCGCCCGGCTGACCACTGCGGCCCAGGCCCTGGCCCTGGCCGGGCCCCACCGCCTGGGGCTGTTCATGGCCGTGGACCAGGAGGGCGGCCCCGTGGCCCGCCTGCGTCGGGGGTTCGCCGCCACGCCGCCCAACATGGCCCTGGGCGCCACGGGCAGCGCGGACGCCGCCGCCCTGGCCGCGCGCGTCACCGCCCGCCAGCTCAAGGCCCTGGGCATCAACATGAACCTGGCCCCGGTGGTGGACGTGAACTCCAACCCCGCCAACCCCATCATCGGCGTGCGCGCCTACGGCGAGGACCCCGGGCTGGTCGCCCGCTTCGGGGCCGCCGCCGTGCGCGCCTACCGCGAGGAGGGCGTCATCGCCTGCGCCAAGCATTTCCCCGGCCACGGCGACACGGGCTTCGACTCCCACGTGCGCCTGCCCACGGTGCCGCACGCCCTGGAGCGCCTGCGCGCCGTGGAGCTTGTGCCCTTCGCGGCGGCCATCGGGGCCGGGGTCCCGGCGGTGATGACGGCCCATGTGGAGGTGCCCGCCGTGGAGCCCGAGCCGGGCCTGCCCGCCACCATGTCCGCCCGGGTGCTGGAGGGGCTTCTGCGCGGCGAGCTGGGCTTCGACGGGCTGGTGGTCAGCGATTCCCTGGGCATGGGCGCCATCGACGCCCGCTACGGCCCGGGCGAGGCCGCCGTGCGCGCCCTGCTGGCCGGGGCCGACCTGCTGTGCTTCGGCGCCGACAAGGGCCACAGCCCGGCGGAGCAGCCCGGGGTCGTGCGGCGCATGATCCAGGCCGTGGACAGCGGCGAAATCCCCATGGCCCGGCTGGACGAGGCCGTGCGGCGCATCCTGCTGGTGAAGCTGGCCTACGGCCTGGCCCAGCCCGACGGGCTGCCGCACGCCGACCCCGCCGCAGTGGACACCCCCGAGGACCGCGAGGCCGTGCGCCAGCTCGCCGAGGCGTCCATCACCCTGCTGCGCGACCGCGAGGCCGCCCTGCCCCTGGACCGGGACGCGCCGGGGCTGCTGCTCTGGCCCGGGGCAGGGCCGCAGGCCGCCGGGGCCTTCACCGCCCTGGCGCCCCGCTTCGCCGTGCTGCGCCCCGCCGAGAACCCCCAGGCCGCCGAGCGGGCCCAGGCGGTGGCCGCCGCGCGCGGCGCCGCCCAGGTGGTGGTGCTGACCCGCCGGGCGGACAGGAACCCCGGCCAGGCCGCCCTGGTCAACGAGCTGCTGGCGGCGGGCCTGGGGCCCCGGCTGGTGACGGCCTCGCTGGACGTGCCCTACGACGCGGCCCTGACCCCCGGCGCCCCGTGCCTGCTGGCGGCGTGGTCCGACGCTCCGGCCCAGGTCCTGGCGCTGGCCCGGGCGGTCTTCGGCCTGGCCCCGGCCCCCGGGCGCCTGCCCGTGACCATCCCCGGCCCTGCCGCCCCCTAG
- a CDS encoding chemotaxis protein CheX, giving the protein MNVKEDAKIVRPFLDAVKNVISTMAMIEVTPGKPFMKKDTVASGDVTGVIGITGDRNGTMSVTFTRACILAVVGNMLGEPVTELNQDVRDAVGELTNMISGQTRRGLEMLGMRLEAGIPSVVTGENHSISHISREPILAVPFSTPSGDFTLEVSLETPR; this is encoded by the coding sequence ATGAATGTCAAGGAAGACGCCAAGATCGTCCGCCCGTTCCTGGACGCCGTGAAGAACGTCATCAGCACCATGGCCATGATCGAGGTCACGCCGGGCAAGCCCTTCATGAAGAAGGACACCGTGGCCAGCGGCGACGTGACCGGCGTCATCGGCATCACCGGCGACCGCAACGGCACCATGTCCGTGACCTTCACCCGGGCCTGCATCCTGGCCGTGGTGGGCAACATGCTCGGCGAGCCGGTCACGGAGCTGAACCAGGACGTGCGCGACGCCGTGGGCGAGCTGACCAACATGATCTCCGGCCAGACCCGGCGCGGCCTGGAAATGCTCGGCATGCGCCTGGAGGCGGGCATCCCCTCGGTGGTCACCGGCGAGAACCACTCCATCTCGCACATCTCGCGCGAGCCCATCCTGGCCGTGCCCTTCAGCACGCCAAGCGGCGATTTCACCCTGGAGGTCTCGCTGGAAACCCCCAGGTAG
- a CDS encoding AsmA family protein translates to MKPIVKYSALAAGLAVALLAVAAIILVSVVDTGFIKAEAAKAVRERTGRELTFGGDMRLSFFPWLGVEMDRVALSNAPGFGEAPMAELGEVDVKVRLLPLLSGQVQVGDVLVRGLVLRLARDASGRASFDDIRERLAAPEGAAPAQPAAEPRTPEGPPALGILGALEVGALRLADATLTWDDQQSGARYAVTGLDLSTGPLAPSQPLDLTLKAALSASDPALDATLDLKGRLDPGPDFATVALRGLALTLDATGQAVPGGAARITLGGELLADLAADTFAARGLTLTAYGLKAAGEATVAHASTAPALDAVLTLDTFNPKALMAALGLDPVATADPAALTSAALAVRAKATRDTLALSDLRLNVDDTSLSGQAAVNGFTRPALRFTLAATALDADRYMPPAQAQGGGKDAPGAPGAGTPGTPAPAGQDGSGLPKEQLRALDVNGTLDVAALTVSKVRMNDVHLTVTAKDGVLRVSPLSAGLYGGQLKAGLTADVRGQEPRTSLDLGLAGMALGGLLADLTGQDKVTGTTALDLTLAATGEQWKTMVRSLSGKGALALTDGAFKGFQIIPEAVRAQAAASDPQRRVEKAERQQRFKDISATFAIAKGVLTTGDTALSADNLKGLGKGAVDLAAGTIDYKAVVDVTAVPRIPFTVRGPLTDPSVSLDSAEFVKGLAQGVLGLPGKAGQGVIDTGKGALEGLGSGLRNLLGGSRNAKDGQENSQP, encoded by the coding sequence ATGAAACCCATCGTCAAGTATTCCGCCCTGGCCGCCGGGCTGGCCGTGGCCCTGCTGGCCGTGGCCGCCATAATCCTGGTCAGCGTGGTGGACACCGGCTTCATCAAGGCCGAGGCCGCCAAGGCCGTGCGCGAACGCACCGGGCGCGAGCTGACCTTCGGCGGCGACATGCGCCTGTCGTTCTTCCCCTGGCTGGGCGTGGAGATGGACCGCGTGGCCCTGTCCAACGCCCCGGGCTTCGGCGAGGCGCCCATGGCCGAACTGGGCGAGGTGGACGTGAAGGTCCGGCTGCTGCCGCTGCTCTCCGGGCAGGTGCAGGTGGGCGATGTGCTCGTGCGGGGGCTGGTGCTGCGCTTGGCGCGCGATGCCTCGGGCCGGGCCAGCTTCGATGACATCCGCGAGCGTCTGGCGGCCCCGGAAGGCGCCGCCCCGGCCCAGCCCGCCGCCGAACCCCGGACCCCGGAAGGGCCGCCCGCCCTGGGCATCCTGGGGGCCCTGGAAGTGGGCGCCCTGCGCCTGGCCGACGCCACCCTGACCTGGGACGACCAGCAGTCCGGCGCGCGCTACGCCGTCACGGGCCTCGATCTGAGCACCGGCCCCCTGGCGCCCAGCCAGCCCCTGGACCTGACCCTCAAGGCCGCCCTCTCGGCCAGCGACCCGGCCCTGGACGCCACGCTGGACCTCAAGGGCCGCCTGGACCCGGGGCCGGATTTCGCCACCGTGGCCCTGCGCGGCCTGGCCCTGACCCTCGACGCCACGGGGCAGGCCGTGCCCGGCGGCGCGGCGCGCATCACCCTCGGCGGCGAGCTGCTGGCCGATCTGGCCGCCGACACCTTCGCCGCCCGGGGCCTGACCCTGACGGCCTACGGCCTCAAGGCTGCGGGCGAGGCCACCGTGGCCCACGCCAGCACCGCCCCGGCCCTGGACGCCGTGCTGACCCTGGACACCTTCAACCCCAAGGCCCTCATGGCCGCCCTGGGCCTCGACCCCGTGGCCACCGCCGACCCCGCCGCCCTGACCAGCGCGGCCCTGGCCGTGCGCGCCAAGGCCACGCGCGACACCCTGGCCCTGTCCGACCTGCGCCTGAACGTGGACGACACCAGCCTCAGCGGCCAGGCCGCGGTGAACGGCTTCACGCGCCCGGCCCTGCGCTTCACCCTGGCCGCCACGGCCCTGGACGCCGACCGCTACATGCCTCCGGCCCAGGCCCAGGGCGGCGGCAAGGACGCCCCCGGCGCCCCCGGCGCGGGCACGCCGGGCACTCCGGCGCCCGCCGGCCAGGACGGCTCCGGCCTGCCCAAGGAGCAGTTGCGCGCCCTGGACGTGAACGGCACCCTGGACGTGGCCGCCCTGACCGTGTCCAAGGTCCGCATGAACGACGTGCACCTGACCGTCACGGCCAAGGACGGCGTGCTGCGCGTCTCGCCGCTGTCCGCCGGGCTGTACGGCGGGCAGCTCAAGGCCGGGCTCACCGCCGACGTGCGCGGCCAGGAGCCCAGGACCAGCCTGGACCTCGGCCTGGCGGGCATGGCCCTGGGCGGGCTTTTGGCCGACCTCACCGGCCAGGACAAGGTCACCGGCACCACGGCCCTGGACCTGACCCTGGCCGCCACCGGGGAGCAGTGGAAGACCATGGTCCGCTCCCTGTCGGGCAAGGGCGCCCTGGCGCTCACCGACGGCGCCTTCAAGGGCTTCCAGATCATCCCCGAGGCCGTGCGCGCCCAGGCCGCCGCCAGCGACCCCCAGCGCCGTGTGGAAAAGGCCGAGCGCCAGCAGCGCTTCAAGGACATCAGCGCCACCTTCGCCATCGCCAAGGGCGTGCTGACCACGGGCGACACCGCCCTGAGCGCCGACAATTTGAAGGGCCTGGGCAAGGGCGCCGTGGACCTCGCGGCCGGAACCATCGACTACAAGGCCGTGGTGGACGTGACCGCCGTGCCGCGCATCCCCTTCACCGTGCGCGGGCCGCTCACCGACCCCTCCGTGTCCCTGGACAGCGCCGAGTTCGTCAAGGGCCTGGCCCAGGGCGTGCTCGGCCTGCCGGGCAAGGCGGGCCAGGGGGTGATCGACACGGGCAAGGGCGCCCTGGAAGGCCTGGGCTCGGGGCTGCGCAACCTGCTGGGCGGCAGCCGCAACGCCAAGGACGGCCAGGAGAACAGCCAGCCTTAG
- a CDS encoding DMT family transporter: MAFRGYLYVLCAAVLWGGLGPVAKYAFSLGVQPLEVAFWRCVIPFAPFAVQALARGDSLRVEPADRLAMAGFGVVCIAAFYGVYQLAIQEGGAALASVLMYTAPAWVALAAWGLLGEGMSAAKLGAVAATLAGVACVSGVLGPEAGQGVSATPKAVLLGLLSGLTYAMYYIFGKGRLRRYPTPVLFLHALPLGALLLLPFVEFSPKGAGAWAAIVAVSLLSTWGAYSVYYAGLRRLEATRAAVVATLEPVVAAVVAYLWWGERFTAAGWLGAGLILGAVVLVVWDGRRLRAAREAAPGHA, from the coding sequence ATGGCCTTTCGCGGATATCTCTACGTGCTTTGCGCAGCCGTGCTGTGGGGCGGCCTGGGCCCCGTGGCCAAATACGCCTTCTCCCTGGGCGTGCAGCCCCTGGAGGTCGCCTTCTGGCGCTGCGTCATCCCCTTCGCGCCCTTCGCCGTCCAGGCCCTGGCCCGGGGCGACAGCCTGCGCGTGGAGCCCGCCGACCGGCTGGCCATGGCCGGATTCGGGGTGGTCTGCATCGCCGCCTTCTACGGCGTGTACCAGCTGGCCATCCAGGAAGGCGGCGCGGCCCTGGCCTCGGTGCTGATGTACACGGCCCCGGCCTGGGTGGCCCTGGCGGCCTGGGGGCTACTGGGCGAGGGCATGAGCGCCGCCAAACTCGGCGCCGTGGCCGCCACCCTGGCAGGCGTGGCCTGCGTCAGCGGCGTGCTGGGCCCGGAGGCGGGCCAGGGCGTGAGCGCCACGCCCAAGGCCGTGCTCCTGGGTCTGCTCTCGGGCCTGACCTATGCCATGTATTACATTTTCGGCAAAGGCCGCCTGCGGCGCTACCCCACCCCGGTGCTCTTCCTGCACGCCCTGCCCCTGGGGGCGCTGTTGCTGCTGCCCTTCGTGGAATTCAGCCCCAAGGGCGCCGGAGCCTGGGCGGCCATCGTCGCCGTGAGCCTGCTCTCCACCTGGGGCGCCTATTCCGTGTACTACGCCGGGCTGCGCCGCCTGGAGGCCACGCGCGCCGCCGTGGTGGCGACCCTGGAGCCGGTGGTGGCTGCCGTGGTGGCCTATCTGTGGTGGGGCGAGCGCTTCACGGCAGCGGGCTGGCTCGGCGCCGGGCTGATCCTGGGCGCCGTGGTCCTGGTGGTCTGGGACGGGCGGCGCCTGCGCGCCGCCAGGGAGGCCGCGCCCGGCCATGCCTGA
- a CDS encoding UvrD-helicase domain-containing protein has translation MPDAARFIQLKASAGAGKTYALTGRFLELLAGSDAGDDAPPACARAAAPRHGWPEIMAVTFTNKAAAEMKERVVGRLKACALGRGGADDAPWSRDEAALWLARILRRYDQLNIRTIDSLLHLVMRLFALEAGLAPDFQALFGLEEVFDDLLDPVLAAAEDHDGPERRLLASALETMLHLEGRPGFLLGGHFRERLGKVLAWRLKNDAPCETDPRRIHAALAALHADLARVARAVQPLLDGLQANANFVKFLDKCAASTPGGKLPSDTFATKASVDDCLNAASRGRGSAALDAAYAALCEAYAACASQGPVLRTARDMAALVALADLMLAVLDGLQATRNVLPTARCEAMVATMLAECGAPDAFCRLGTRLRHMLVDEFQDTSRTQWRALSPLAEECLSKGGSVLLVGDVKQAIYGWRGGDARLFDEVPAQPELAAMAPPVRASLPHNWRSRPEVVAFNNAFFTRLETPETARAVAAAMLQSGPPPAVDLLAQAMTEAFAGCVQTLPPSRKPPENAGGFVRLTRVEPPDGNKDALAEAVRAHLRELFAELRTRRAPGEVAVLVRDNTEAALVAGWLLDWGLPVITENSLALGAHPLVRQLVAWLRFLDYPLDDLALWEFVSGEEIFLPCAGLTRTGLTDWLAGQDHGGLYQRLREAWPDVAERFLARCVRKAGFMTPYDAVSEAVRDLRVLERHPDGAPYVRRFMEIVHQAEREGHQSLAAFLDFWDAGASGEKVPLPESVDAVRIMTIHQAKGLEFPVVVVPFHHWRFEPGGEPTPVDCQGLRLLAPLRREMGPAYHEHAARTLLEQLDLLYVAWTRAEEELYCLLTATTHYRSQRPLVRALELLTAEYPWDPGPDGWPTCTFGAAPAAPAGAAPAPPEADAPAPPACAPAPEADPEPPMAWLPRLKIHRHFSHDVPREALFGGGPVFDARARGTLVHDALDRLRRPGGLDPERAARAAVAVHTDLLPPGEAAREAVAAEVRGILDWVLGLPEFPGWAERGHPECPILTPEGTERRPDLLVTDAHETVVVEYKTGQPSPDHERQVRDYMALLAAMDGAARVAPAMRAVILYLDLKTVREVRP, from the coding sequence ATGCCTGACGCCGCGCGGTTCATCCAGCTCAAGGCCTCCGCCGGGGCGGGCAAGACCTACGCCCTGACCGGGCGCTTCCTGGAGCTGCTGGCCGGGTCCGACGCGGGCGACGACGCGCCCCCGGCCTGCGCCCGGGCCGCCGCCCCGCGCCACGGCTGGCCCGAAATCATGGCCGTGACCTTCACCAACAAGGCCGCCGCCGAGATGAAGGAGCGCGTGGTGGGCCGCCTCAAGGCCTGCGCCCTGGGCCGGGGCGGCGCCGACGACGCCCCCTGGAGCCGCGACGAGGCCGCCCTGTGGCTGGCGCGCATCCTGCGCCGCTACGACCAGCTCAACATCCGCACCATCGACAGCCTGCTGCACCTCGTCATGCGCCTGTTCGCCCTGGAGGCCGGGCTGGCGCCGGACTTCCAGGCCCTGTTCGGCCTGGAGGAGGTCTTCGACGACCTGCTGGACCCCGTGCTGGCCGCCGCCGAGGACCACGACGGCCCCGAACGCCGCCTGCTGGCCAGCGCCCTGGAAACCATGCTGCACCTGGAGGGCCGCCCGGGATTCCTGCTGGGCGGGCACTTCCGCGAACGCCTGGGCAAGGTGCTGGCCTGGCGCCTGAAGAACGACGCGCCCTGCGAAACCGACCCCCGGCGCATCCACGCCGCCCTCGCCGCCCTGCACGCCGACCTCGCCCGGGTCGCCCGGGCCGTGCAACCGCTGCTGGACGGGTTGCAGGCCAACGCCAATTTCGTCAAATTTCTCGACAAGTGCGCAGCCAGCACCCCCGGCGGCAAGCTGCCCTCCGACACCTTCGCCACCAAGGCCAGCGTGGACGACTGCCTGAACGCGGCCTCCCGGGGCCGGGGCAGCGCGGCCCTGGACGCGGCCTACGCCGCCCTGTGCGAGGCCTACGCGGCCTGCGCCAGCCAGGGGCCCGTCCTGCGCACCGCGCGCGACATGGCCGCCCTGGTGGCCCTGGCCGACCTGATGCTCGCGGTGCTGGACGGGCTGCAAGCCACGCGCAACGTGCTGCCCACCGCGCGCTGCGAGGCCATGGTCGCCACCATGCTCGCCGAATGCGGCGCGCCCGACGCCTTCTGCCGCCTGGGCACGCGCCTGCGCCACATGCTGGTGGACGAATTCCAGGACACCAGCCGCACCCAGTGGCGCGCGCTCTCGCCCCTGGCGGAGGAATGCCTGTCCAAGGGCGGCAGCGTGCTGCTGGTGGGCGACGTGAAGCAGGCCATCTACGGCTGGCGCGGGGGCGACGCGCGGCTGTTCGACGAGGTGCCCGCCCAGCCGGAGCTGGCGGCCATGGCGCCCCCCGTGCGGGCCAGCCTGCCCCACAACTGGCGCAGCCGCCCCGAGGTGGTGGCCTTCAACAACGCCTTCTTCACGCGGCTGGAAACGCCGGAAACGGCCCGGGCCGTGGCTGCGGCCATGCTCCAAAGCGGCCCGCCCCCCGCCGTGGACCTGCTGGCCCAGGCCATGACCGAGGCCTTTGCGGGCTGCGTCCAGACCCTGCCCCCGTCCCGCAAGCCCCCCGAAAACGCGGGCGGCTTCGTGCGCCTGACGCGCGTGGAGCCGCCGGACGGCAACAAGGACGCCCTGGCGGAGGCCGTGCGCGCGCACCTGCGCGAGCTGTTCGCGGAGCTGCGCACGCGCCGCGCCCCGGGCGAGGTGGCCGTGCTGGTGCGCGACAATACCGAGGCCGCCCTGGTGGCGGGCTGGCTGCTGGACTGGGGCCTGCCGGTGATCACCGAGAACAGCCTGGCCCTGGGCGCGCATCCGCTGGTGCGCCAGCTCGTGGCCTGGCTGCGCTTCCTGGACTACCCCCTGGACGACCTGGCCCTGTGGGAATTCGTCAGCGGCGAGGAGATCTTCCTGCCCTGCGCGGGGCTCACGCGGACCGGGCTGACAGACTGGCTGGCCGGACAGGACCACGGCGGGCTCTACCAGCGCCTGCGCGAAGCCTGGCCGGACGTGGCCGAACGCTTCCTGGCCCGCTGCGTGCGCAAGGCCGGGTTCATGACGCCCTACGACGCCGTGAGCGAGGCCGTGCGCGACCTGCGCGTGCTGGAGCGCCACCCGGACGGCGCGCCCTACGTGCGCCGCTTCATGGAGATCGTGCACCAGGCCGAACGCGAGGGCCACCAGTCCCTGGCGGCGTTCCTGGACTTCTGGGACGCCGGAGCCTCGGGCGAGAAGGTGCCCCTGCCCGAGTCCGTGGACGCCGTGCGCATCATGACCATCCATCAGGCCAAGGGCCTGGAATTCCCGGTGGTCGTGGTGCCCTTCCACCACTGGCGCTTCGAGCCCGGCGGCGAGCCCACGCCTGTGGACTGCCAGGGCCTGCGCCTGCTGGCGCCCCTGCGCCGCGAGATGGGCCCCGCCTACCACGAGCACGCCGCGCGGACCCTGCTGGAACAGCTCGACCTGCTCTATGTGGCCTGGACGCGCGCCGAAGAGGAGCTGTACTGCCTGCTCACGGCCACCACGCACTACCGCAGCCAGCGGCCCCTGGTGCGCGCCCTGGAGCTGCTGACGGCGGAGTATCCCTGGGACCCGGGGCCGGATGGCTGGCCGACCTGCACCTTCGGCGCGGCCCCGGCGGCCCCGGCAGGAGCGGCCCCCGCGCCGCCCGAGGCCGACGCCCCCGCGCCCCCGGCCTGCGCCCCGGCGCCCGAGGCCGACCCCGAGCCGCCCATGGCCTGGCTGCCGCGCCTGAAGATCCACCGCCATTTCAGCCACGACGTGCCGCGCGAGGCGCTCTTCGGCGGCGGCCCGGTGTTCGACGCCCGGGCCCGGGGCACCCTGGTCCACGACGCCCTGGACCGCCTGCGCCGCCCCGGCGGGCTGGACCCCGAACGCGCCGCCCGCGCCGCCGTGGCCGTGCACACCGACCTGCTGCCCCCGGGCGAGGCCGCGCGCGAGGCCGTGGCCGCCGAGGTCCGGGGCATCCTGGACTGGGTGCTCGGGCTGCCGGAGTTCCCGGGCTGGGCCGAGCGCGGGCACCCCGAATGCCCCATCCTGACCCCCGAGGGCACCGAGCGCCGCCCGGACCTGCTGGTCACCGACGCCCACGAGACCGTGGTGGTGGAATACAAGACCGGCCAGCCCAGCCCGGACCACGAGCGCCAGGTGCGCGACTACATGGCCCTGCTGGCGGCCATGGACGGCGCGGCGCGCGTTGCGCCCGCCATGCGCGCCGTGATCCTCTACCTGGACCTCAAGACCGTGCGCGAGGTGCGGCCATGA
- a CDS encoding DUF523 domain-containing protein, protein MNDSSGARPVRYVVSACLAGIHSRYNGERKAVNAVLDLIRQGVALPVCPEQLGGLPTPRPPCEIVPGAPGCPARVVNRLGVDQSAEFHCGAQEALRLAQLFGATRAVLKAGSPSCGSGQVYDGTFSGRRVPGDGVLAAVLKAAGIEVLDENDLARELGAGPP, encoded by the coding sequence ATGAACGATTCTTCCGGCGCCCGTCCCGTGCGCTACGTGGTCAGCGCCTGCCTGGCGGGCATCCACAGCCGCTACAACGGCGAGCGCAAGGCCGTGAACGCCGTGCTGGACCTCATCCGCCAGGGCGTGGCCCTGCCCGTGTGCCCCGAGCAGCTGGGCGGCCTGCCCACCCCGCGCCCGCCGTGCGAGATCGTACCCGGGGCGCCGGGCTGCCCCGCGCGGGTGGTCAACCGCCTGGGGGTGGACCAGAGCGCCGAATTCCACTGCGGCGCCCAGGAGGCCCTGCGCCTGGCCCAGCTCTTCGGCGCCACCCGCGCCGTGCTCAAGGCCGGTTCGCCCTCCTGCGGCAGCGGGCAGGTCTACGACGGCACCTTCAGCGGACGGCGCGTGCCCGGCGACGGCGTGCTGGCCGCCGTCCTCAAGGCCGCAGGCATCGAGGTGCTGGACGAAAACGACCTGGCACGCGAACTCGGGGCGGGCCCGCCATGA